The proteins below come from a single Halobacillus salinarum genomic window:
- a CDS encoding zinc ribbon domain-containing protein translates to MKEYKKCQSCAMPLKNIEDRGTEHNLEKSSMYCTHCYQAGEFTNEDISVDEMKQLVKNKCIEMGFPKFLAGLYVKNLHKLERWN, encoded by the coding sequence ATGAAAGAATATAAAAAGTGTCAAAGCTGTGCCATGCCGTTAAAAAATATCGAGGATCGAGGAACTGAGCATAATTTAGAGAAAAGTTCTATGTACTGCACGCACTGCTATCAAGCAGGAGAATTTACGAACGAGGACATATCTGTTGATGAAATGAAACAACTTGTAAAAAACAAATGCATCGAAATGGGTTTTCCAAAGTTTTTGGCTGGACTATATGTGAAAAATCTTCATAAATTGGAGAGGTGGAATTAG